In Lacrimispora indolis DSM 755, a genomic segment contains:
- a CDS encoding DUF6382 domain-containing protein has protein sequence MKVAYRREMKHNYLIIEPEESGYDSYEIHMLAANGIDGLLKFQAKQVDDRKLYYYEITSKQPLNRVLEYHSLGGEELKKLIGDIGHTLERLERYLLKEKQILLEPEFIYVEPEQFSVYLCLVPGRQMGFPGEMTGLLRYLLGKVNHQDKECVVMAYGLYQESLKENYGMKDLLEIAGKNCSGTKDKDENVRQPEMDSRTEESSVAPFSYGLDDLSNIGEELGEGGDLPDIKKNGPVLIIPVLVMTGIAVSLWLFLGMEGIRKFWYTVPFAGVISVFAALNLWEKRLWKQKDTVVKQEEDSRQPGESYDWHITFEDEIKDKAPKYEAADEEMFQTALLTDTDGDKSIRYLRAVGSDAEDIAITYVPYLIGKQEGMVDCILAGEAVSRIHARIDREGEEYRISDLNSTNGTSVNGRILETNETVALNKGDEVFIANFAFIFT, from the coding sequence ATGAAGCACAATTATTTGATAATAGAGCCGGAAGAGTCTGGATATGACAGCTATGAAATACATATGCTGGCGGCAAACGGGATAGATGGACTGTTAAAATTCCAGGCAAAGCAGGTGGATGACCGGAAGCTTTATTATTATGAAATCACTTCAAAGCAGCCTTTAAACAGGGTCCTTGAATATCATAGCCTGGGCGGGGAAGAGCTTAAAAAATTGATAGGAGATATTGGACACACGCTGGAAAGGCTGGAGCGTTATCTTCTTAAGGAAAAGCAGATTCTTCTGGAACCGGAATTTATTTATGTAGAGCCGGAGCAGTTTTCGGTTTACTTATGCCTTGTTCCCGGAAGGCAGATGGGATTTCCAGGGGAGATGACCGGGTTGCTGAGATACCTTCTTGGCAAGGTCAACCATCAGGATAAGGAATGCGTGGTGATGGCCTATGGTCTGTATCAGGAAAGCCTTAAAGAAAATTACGGGATGAAGGATCTTCTTGAAATTGCGGGAAAAAATTGTTCCGGCACAAAAGACAAAGATGAAAATGTCCGGCAGCCGGAAATGGATAGTAGGACGGAAGAAAGTTCCGTCGCTCCATTTTCCTATGGTTTAGACGATTTAAGCAATATAGGTGAGGAATTGGGAGAAGGAGGTGATTTACCTGACATAAAAAAGAACGGGCCGGTCTTAATTATCCCGGTCTTAGTCATGACTGGCATTGCTGTAAGTCTATGGCTTTTTTTGGGTATGGAAGGGATCCGGAAATTCTGGTATACAGTGCCGTTTGCAGGAGTTATCTCTGTCTTTGCAGCTTTGAACTTATGGGAGAAAAGGCTCTGGAAGCAAAAGGATACGGTGGTAAAGCAAGAAGAGGATAGCCGTCAGCCCGGGGAAAGCTATGACTGGCATATAACATTTGAAGACGAAATAAAGGATAAGGCTCCAAAATATGAAGCGGCAGATGAGGAGATGTTTCAGACCGCCCTGCTGACGGATACAGATGGGGATAAGAGTATCCGGTATTTACGGGCGGTTGGGTCTGATGCAGAAGATATTGCAATTACTTATGTTCCCTATTTAATCGGAAAGCAGGAAGGCATGGTTGACTGCATCCTTGCCGGAGAGGCCGTCAGCAGAATTCATGCCAGGATAGACCGGGAAGGGGAGGAATACCGGATCAGCGATTTAAATTCCACCAATGGAACGTCAGTGAACGGGCGGATATTAGAAACAAATGAGACGGTGGCCTTAAATAAGGGGGATGAAGTATTTATTGCAAACTTTGCTTTTATATTTACATAA
- a CDS encoding metal ABC transporter permease: MNVLIEKLTLYFEYPFVRYALIVGILIALCSSLLGVTLVLKRFSFIGDGLSHVAFGAMAIATIMKLANQMLLILPVTIICAILLLRTGQNAKIKGDAAVAMISVGALAMGYLVLNIYSASANLAGDVCSTLFGSTSILTLSKAEVWLCAALSVVVIAIFLLFYHKIFAVTFDEDFAKATGIKADQYNLLIAVIVAIIIVLAMNLVGSLLISALVIFPALSAMRIFKNFKSVILFSAILSVFCAVMGILISILAGTPVGSTIVAADIAAFALCSLIGWISGGVKG; encoded by the coding sequence ATGAATGTATTGATTGAAAAATTAACCTTATATTTTGAATATCCCTTTGTGCGCTATGCGCTGATCGTAGGAATACTGATCGCCCTTTGCTCCTCTCTCCTGGGGGTTACCCTGGTTTTAAAGCGATTTTCCTTCATAGGGGACGGCCTTTCCCATGTCGCCTTCGGCGCAATGGCCATTGCCACGATAATGAAGCTGGCCAATCAAATGCTTCTCATTTTGCCGGTCACAATTATCTGTGCCATCCTCTTGCTGCGCACCGGGCAAAATGCCAAAATCAAAGGGGACGCGGCTGTTGCAATGATCTCTGTAGGCGCTCTGGCCATGGGTTATCTGGTGTTGAATATATATTCCGCCTCTGCCAACCTGGCAGGAGACGTATGCAGCACGCTGTTTGGGTCAACTTCCATTCTGACGCTGTCAAAGGCGGAGGTATGGCTTTGCGCCGCGCTTTCCGTGGTGGTCATCGCCATATTTCTTCTCTTTTACCATAAGATTTTTGCAGTTACCTTTGACGAGGATTTTGCCAAGGCCACGGGCATTAAAGCGGATCAATACAACCTGCTGATCGCCGTCATCGTTGCCATCATCATCGTGCTTGCCATGAATCTGGTAGGCTCCCTGCTGATTTCAGCTCTGGTCATCTTTCCGGCTCTTTCGGCGATGCGTATATTTAAAAATTTTAAGTCCGTGATCCTCTTTTCGGCTATCCTGTCCGTTTTCTGCGCCGTAATGGGTATTCTCATATCCATTCTGGCCGGAACGCCAGTGGGTTCCACCATTGTTGCCGCAGACATCGCAGCGTTTGCCTTATGTTCACTTATAGGCTGGATTTCAGGAGGTGTAAAAGGATGA